From Garra rufa chromosome 19, GarRuf1.0, whole genome shotgun sequence, the proteins below share one genomic window:
- the elmod1 gene encoding ELMO domain-containing protein 1, protein MKHFLRVLTQFLVFLYCKCLWRGLKFVIRKLTGRCELQRICYNNKPGARRTLKIESSLKCSKHELLQSAINVPPDSVEKTIDDILFLKKINLDTNPQLGISLQACLLQIVGYRNLVVEVEKLRREPYDCENTAHEEMLMKLWKELRPDSPLSGRISKQWCEIGFQGNDPKTDFRGMGLLGLHNLLYFAEHDKATALQVLHDSLQPKHSKMSKAEWDKKKFDKAIGYSFAIVGINITDLAYSLLVSGALKTHLYNVAPEMPSLVHFQQTFCYLMQEFHRFWIEEDPCDIMEFNRVRTKFHKRVLKQLKNPDMALCPHFTASDLHLVNL, encoded by the exons ATGAAGCATTTTCTGAG GGTACTGACCCAGTTTCTGGTGTTCCTTTACTGTAAGTGTTTGTGGCGGGGCCTGAAGTTCGTCATCAGGAAGTTGACTGGACGATGTGAGCTTCAACGCATCTGTTACAATAACAAACCTGGTGCTCGCAGGACGCTCAAGATCG AATCCTCACTCAAATGCTCTAAACATGAG CTTTTGCAGTCTGCCATCAACGTTCCCCCAGATTCTGTGGAAAAGACTATCGATGATATATTGTTCCTGAAAAAGATCAACCTTGACACCAACCCACA gCTTGGCATATCTCTTCAGGCCTGCCTGCTCCAGATTGTGGGTTATCGAAACCTAGTAGTGGAGGTGGAGAAGCTGCGTAGAGAGCCGTATGACTGTGAAAACACAGCACATGAGGAGATGCTCATGAAG CTGTGGAAGGAACTCCGTCCTGATTCTCCTCTCTCTGGACGCATCTCAAAGCAATGGTGTGAGATCGGTTTCCAAGGAAACGACCCCAAGACTGATTTCAGGGGCATGGGTCTCCTGGGCTTGCACAACCTACT GTATTTTGCAGAGCATGACAAAGCCACCGCTCTCCAAGTTCTTCATGACTCCCTGCAGCCCAAACACAG CAAGATGAGCAAAGCTGAGTGGGACAAGAAGAAATTTGACAAAGCCATTGG ATACTCCTTTGCCATAGTTGGCATAAACATCACAGACCTGGCGTATTCCTTGCTGGTGAGCGGGGCTCTGAAGACTCATCTGTACAATGTGGCACCAGAGATGCCAAGTCTAGTGCACTTCCAACAGACCTTCT GCTATCTGATGCAGGAGTTCCACAGGTTCTGGATCGAGGAAGATCCATGCGACATCATGGAGTTCAACCGCGTGCGCACCAAGTTCCACAAGCGTGTCCTGAAGCAGCTGAAGAACCCTGACATGGCACTGTGTCCACACTTCACTGCCTCTGACCTTCACCTGGTCAACCTGTAG